A genome region from Arachis duranensis cultivar V14167 chromosome 8, aradu.V14167.gnm2.J7QH, whole genome shotgun sequence includes the following:
- the LOC107462604 gene encoding putative pentatricopeptide repeat-containing protein At3g15200, which translates to MPYMFWQLRRWELKILFYPTTATLLRTPTTCFVHSLSDPPHWKPPSPPLPIVYLQNLLKFRRDKPAIEVERALDLCGFQLSDKLVFEVLKRHHSDWRPALVFFNWACKVSPEQNGYVPSSVVFNEIVDILGKMKRFEELYQVLNEMSHRQGVMNELVFSTLIRRYVGAHKVEEAVGIFYRRKEFGLEIDSEAFRTLLMWLCRYKHVEDAETLFRSKVNELPPDIESWNVILHGWCILGNTHEAKRLWKDILASKCKPDLFTYATFIKAMTKKGKLGTALRLFHGMWDKGCKPDVVIYNCIVDALCFKKRVPEALEVFKCMSERGVEPNVATYNSLIKHMSKIRRMEKVYELVSDMERRKGNCLPNAVTYSYLLGSLKEPKEIPVILERMERNGCSMNDDVYNLVLRLYMEWDDQDGVRRTWEEMERNGWGLDRRSYTILIHGHLENGRTKDALRYFREMVSKGMEPEPRTEKLLSSMNIQSKERTEKQKG; encoded by the exons ATGCCGTACATGTTCTGGCAACTCCGCCGGTGGGAACTCAAAATCCTATTCTACCCTACCACAGCCACTCTCCTCCGAACTCCAACCACATGCTTCGTGCATTCCCTTTCGGACCCACCCCACTGGAaaccaccatcaccaccactGCCGATCGTTTATCTTCAGAATCTCCTCAAGTTCCGGAGGGACAAGCCCGCCATCGAAGTGGAGCGAGCACTCGACCTATGTGGGTTCCAGCTTAGCGACAAACTCGTCTTCGAAGTGCTTAAACGGCATCATTCCGATTGGAGGCCCGCCCTTGTGTTCTTTAATTGGGCTTGTAAAGTGAGTCCTGAGCAAAATGGGTATGTGCCAAGTTCCGTTGTTTTCAATGAGATTGTGGATATTCTCGGGAAGATGAAGCGGTTTGAGGAGCTCTACCAGGTGCTCAATGAAATGTCCCATAGACAGGGTGTCATGAACGAGTTGGTTTTTTCCACATTGATTCGTAG GTATGTGGGTGCACATAAGGTGGAGGAAGCTGTTGGAATATTCTATAGGAGGAAAGAGTTTGGATTGGAGATTGATTCTGAAGCATTTAGGACCCTCTTGATGTGGTTGTGCAGGTACAAGCATGTAGAAGATGCAGAAACTTTGTTTCGCAGCAAGGTGAATGAGCTTCCACCTGATATAGAGTCCTGGAACGTGATCCTCCATGGTTGGTGCATCTTAGGGAACACACATGAGGCGAAGAGGTTGTGGAAAGACATATTGGCATCTAAGTGCAAGCCCGATCTTTTCACTTATGCAACATTTATCAAGGCAATGACCAAGAAGGGGAAGCTCGGCACTGCACTGAGGTTGTTCCATGGCATGTGGGATAAAGGCTGCAAGCCCGATGTTGTGATATACAACTGCATCGTTGATGCTCTTTGTTTCAAAAAGAGGGTTCCCGAGGCATTGGAAGTTTTCAAGTGCATGAGCGAAAGGGGCGTTGAACCTAATGTGGCTACTTACAACTCCTTGATCAAACACATGTCTAAGATTCGGCGAATGGAGAAGGTATATGAGCTAGTGAGTGATATGGAAAGGAGGAAGGGGAATTGTTTGCCTAATGCTGTTACTTATAGCTACTTGCTGGGTTCCTTGAAGGAGCCGAAGGAAATTCCTGTGATTTTGGAGAGGATGGAGAGAAATGGGTGTAGCATGAATGATGATGTTTACAACTTGGTTTTGAGGTTGTACATGGAATGGGATGACCAGGATGGGGTGAGAAGAACATGGGAAGAGATGGAAAGGAATGGATGGGGACTAGATAGGCGATCTTATACAATCCTGATTCATGGGCACCTCGAAAATGGGAGGACGAAGGATGCCTTGCGCTATTTTAGGGAGATGGTGTCTAAGGGAATGGAGCCTGAGCCCAGAACTGAGAAACTGTTGAGTTCCATGAACATTCAGTcaaaagaaagaacagaaaaacaaaaaggatgA